One Paenibacillus riograndensis SBR5 DNA segment encodes these proteins:
- a CDS encoding GH32 C-terminal domain-containing protein — translation MKEIKRSRAWISKMVIGVMVLQLAAPGISAAAEAGVDAREAFTPKTDAALSVTDTVYHIPEADEGLSVTDTVYQIQNPSFETGDMSGWTVVRGQAFGPDSVSDETTWWAEQIPYNQEGTYHLNGWKYGEAATGVLRSSTFELGGSGWISFKLGGAKNPNKAYVNIVEAQTGQVIARYGNSAFADVGFPNPAQGLRLANMEQYKANLSGYLGKKLYVEIVDNATNDWGVVFADAFFMYHESEPAAGITATDIKPDFKRYQIENPGFETGNLTGWTVVEGEAFGPNSVSDETTYWVEQIPYNQEGTYHLNGLRYNETATGKLRSSTFELGGTGWITFRLGGGKHTDQVYVNVINADTGELIARYGNTEFNESGFPYPAQGLRLANMEQYKADLSKYIGKKLYVEIVDNGHADWGVIFADAFHTFNELVPEEGVMADNIMPTEIQNPSFETGNLESWTAQGNAFQVNNDAQAGKEGNYYVKSSLEGQGSITSNTFTLQGTGTINFTVLGINNPQDAYVALYDASTNTLLEKTGDVSANEKVSWKMQKHYNKRLYIKVIDQSNQASISVDAFQAHGTGTIFYMSLDEGAGKKALEEVSNLEHDVNYVFNNARYMDSKEPRWTPRGVKGSALLFDGYSNDIEVKAKDTVPVSDALTLEAWVAPRSYEWGDGNKLSAIVNQSDQDKAEGFALGMYRHGTWSMQAGIGGQWIQVWVKDHPLEKYKWNYVAATFDKKDGRIKLYLNGQEVASQATPVNVPISPSTENLVIGKNNRPVEFAGLFSYNMFSGLIDEVKLQNKALTGQEILAEYESVQTLHGGAVPEIPNGDIDEDPSVFDGDQHRPQYHAMPPQNWMNEAHAPIYYNGKYHLFYQHNPQGPYWHQIHWGHWVSDDMVHWENVRPALAPEAGTLDPDGVWSGSAAYDRDGNPVLFYTAGNDSLSPNQRTGLATPADLSDPNLEKWVKYPEPVTEQNGNGIHNEFRDPFVWYDKETDKWYQLVTSGLKDFSSGTALVYVSDDMYNWEYKGPLYVSDRSLYPELGTVWELPVLLPLGKDSTGKQKYIFMINPHEKPEQVPPANDVLRDVEVFYWIGTWDRDNFKFIPDQDAPSKMDVGDGYLTAESGMVTPDGRTVVYSMVQNVRTPQAEYQAGWAHNLALPVSLSLDEHDELRIEPIQELQSLRGAKLVDFADKNLQAANQLIQNVKGDMLEIVMEIDPGQAQKFGLKVRRSDNGQEETLIYYDKTAGTFNVDRTKSSIDPDVRVDGIQGGYVDLKGENLKLHIFLDRSVVEAFANDKKKLTTRVYVGRYDSLGLQVWADNDITVKSMEVWNMNALTGEPAAPVDVPDNWDNSVYTDITDLPNHDFATGDLTGWITEGNAFQNVHVTDAKFFWDTIYFNPSHKIPGGYHLWGFNEAAGGDSLTGTLKSQKFVLGGNGKINFLVSGGRDIDKLYVALVRASDGKELFKETATNYEEYQRKIWDASQYIGQELYIKVVDQSTGGFGHINVDDFNVPVKVQNPVNPNNPAGPTDPTDPTDPTDPVGPTDPSGPSDPAGPSDPNGPSAPTDPTGTVVPTSTPGSPVIPASKPVSQSSLSFEMAKGERQVLFPVTTAANDGKNALKIKNTNVEIEVPAEVLKELQAQVTGGELEHAKISFEMETLSSEQSKERVAQAGQKNQAAISAAGEVYDFKLSIVKPDGTKLTLEKFSKPVTIRLTAQENAQQDLTGIYYIADDGRLEYVGGTFAGSKWTANVSHFSTFAVLTYDKSFEDVNASYWAYDVIKRMAAQQMVSGVSETAFAPKQKVSRAEFASLITRALGISATKSAVFKDVESTKWYAASIAAAYEAGIVTGRSTDTFAPEDTIRREEMASMIYKAYLLHTGQNAAVNRQSDFKDAGTISGWAANAVAAVQELGLISGRGNHLFMPQEQVNRAESAQVISLLLDKFNK, via the coding sequence ATGAAAGAAATCAAAAGAAGCAGAGCATGGATCTCCAAAATGGTTATTGGGGTAATGGTTCTTCAGCTTGCAGCTCCCGGAATATCTGCTGCAGCCGAAGCTGGAGTGGATGCCCGTGAGGCGTTCACCCCCAAGACTGATGCAGCGTTGTCGGTTACGGATACGGTCTATCACATTCCTGAGGCTGACGAGGGGTTGTCAGTTACGGATACCGTCTATCAAATCCAAAATCCAAGCTTCGAGACTGGGGATATGTCAGGCTGGACGGTCGTCAGAGGTCAAGCGTTCGGACCGGACAGTGTATCGGATGAAACCACTTGGTGGGCGGAACAAATCCCGTACAATCAGGAAGGCACTTATCATCTAAACGGCTGGAAGTATGGCGAGGCTGCGACCGGCGTGCTTCGTTCCAGCACCTTCGAGCTGGGCGGCAGCGGCTGGATCAGTTTCAAGCTTGGCGGTGCGAAAAATCCAAACAAAGCATATGTAAATATCGTGGAAGCCCAGACGGGCCAAGTGATTGCCCGGTATGGCAATAGCGCCTTCGCTGACGTTGGTTTCCCGAATCCCGCACAGGGCCTGCGGCTTGCCAATATGGAGCAGTATAAGGCAAATTTATCCGGTTATTTAGGCAAGAAGCTGTATGTAGAAATCGTCGACAATGCAACCAACGATTGGGGAGTGGTATTTGCAGACGCCTTCTTCATGTACCATGAATCCGAGCCGGCGGCTGGAATTACCGCTACGGATATCAAGCCGGATTTCAAACGCTATCAAATTGAGAATCCCGGCTTTGAAACCGGGAACTTAACAGGCTGGACGGTTGTAGAAGGCGAGGCGTTTGGTCCGAACAGCGTGTCGGACGAAACCACCTATTGGGTTGAACAAATCCCGTATAACCAGGAAGGCACTTATCATTTAAACGGGTTGAGGTATAACGAGACTGCGACCGGCAAGCTTCGTTCCAGCACCTTCGAGCTGGGCGGAACAGGCTGGATTACCTTCAGACTGGGCGGAGGCAAGCATACGGATCAAGTGTATGTGAACGTCATCAATGCGGACACAGGTGAACTTATTGCCAGGTACGGCAACACCGAATTTAACGAGTCCGGGTTCCCGTATCCGGCACAGGGCCTGAGACTTGCGAATATGGAGCAATATAAAGCTGATCTCTCCAAGTATATCGGGAAGAAGCTTTATGTGGAGATCGTCGATAATGGGCACGCGGATTGGGGAGTAATCTTTGCGGACGCCTTCCACACCTTCAATGAACTCGTGCCGGAAGAAGGAGTCATGGCAGATAACATTATGCCGACTGAAATCCAGAATCCCAGCTTTGAAACCGGAAATTTAGAGAGCTGGACCGCTCAGGGTAACGCTTTTCAAGTGAACAATGATGCTCAAGCTGGTAAAGAAGGTAACTATTATGTCAAATCCTCTTTGGAAGGACAGGGCTCGATTACCTCCAATACCTTTACGCTTCAGGGAACCGGGACTATTAACTTTACTGTTTTAGGCATCAATAATCCGCAGGACGCCTACGTCGCACTGTATGATGCCAGCACTAATACGTTGCTTGAGAAGACCGGGGATGTCAGTGCGAATGAGAAGGTTTCCTGGAAAATGCAGAAGCACTATAATAAAAGGCTTTATATCAAGGTTATCGATCAATCCAATCAAGCGAGTATTTCCGTTGACGCTTTTCAGGCTCATGGTACGGGTACCATTTTCTACATGAGTCTGGATGAAGGTGCAGGGAAAAAGGCGCTTGAGGAAGTAAGCAATCTTGAACACGATGTGAACTATGTATTTAACAACGCCAGATACATGGACTCCAAGGAACCGAGATGGACTCCGCGCGGAGTAAAAGGCTCTGCCCTGTTGTTCGATGGATATTCAAATGATATCGAGGTCAAGGCAAAGGATACCGTTCCCGTAAGCGACGCGTTGACGCTTGAAGCCTGGGTTGCGCCGCGCAGCTACGAATGGGGAGACGGAAACAAGCTGTCTGCAATTGTGAACCAATCCGATCAGGATAAGGCAGAAGGCTTTGCGCTTGGCATGTACCGGCATGGCACATGGTCGATGCAGGCCGGGATTGGCGGCCAATGGATTCAGGTATGGGTCAAAGATCATCCGCTCGAAAAATACAAGTGGAATTACGTGGCGGCTACGTTCGACAAAAAGGATGGAAGGATTAAGCTGTACCTGAATGGTCAGGAAGTGGCTTCCCAAGCGACCCCTGTCAACGTTCCGATCTCACCTTCTACAGAAAATCTGGTGATCGGTAAAAACAATAGACCTGTAGAGTTTGCGGGATTGTTCTCCTACAATATGTTCAGCGGACTCATCGATGAAGTGAAGCTGCAGAACAAAGCGCTCACGGGCCAGGAGATCCTTGCTGAATATGAGAGCGTACAAACGCTTCACGGCGGCGCGGTTCCGGAAATTCCAAATGGGGATATCGATGAGGACCCCAGTGTGTTCGATGGTGACCAGCACCGTCCGCAGTACCATGCGATGCCTCCGCAAAACTGGATGAATGAAGCGCATGCGCCGATTTATTATAACGGCAAATATCATCTGTTTTATCAGCATAACCCGCAGGGGCCATACTGGCATCAAATCCACTGGGGACATTGGGTAAGCGACGATATGGTGCATTGGGAGAATGTAAGACCTGCACTTGCGCCTGAAGCGGGCACCCTTGACCCGGATGGAGTATGGTCAGGCAGTGCAGCATATGACCGCGATGGCAATCCCGTTCTCTTCTACACAGCCGGTAATGACTCTCTGTCGCCGAACCAAAGAACAGGCCTTGCAACGCCGGCTGATTTGTCGGACCCTAATCTGGAGAAGTGGGTGAAATATCCCGAACCGGTTACAGAGCAGAACGGAAACGGTATTCATAACGAGTTCAGAGACCCGTTTGTATGGTATGACAAAGAGACAGACAAGTGGTATCAGCTGGTAACCTCTGGTCTTAAGGATTTCAGCAGCGGTACAGCGTTGGTATACGTATCCGACGATATGTACAACTGGGAGTATAAGGGGCCATTATACGTCAGTGACAGAAGCCTGTATCCGGAGCTTGGCACGGTATGGGAACTGCCAGTGCTGCTGCCGTTAGGCAAGGATAGCACAGGCAAGCAGAAGTATATTTTCATGATCAACCCGCATGAGAAACCGGAGCAAGTTCCGCCGGCAAACGATGTGCTAAGAGATGTTGAGGTCTTTTACTGGATAGGCACCTGGGATAGAGATAACTTCAAGTTTATACCTGATCAGGACGCCCCCTCCAAAATGGATGTGGGGGATGGTTATTTGACCGCAGAGAGCGGGATGGTTACACCTGACGGAAGAACGGTCGTATACTCCATGGTGCAGAATGTAAGAACGCCGCAGGCTGAATATCAAGCCGGATGGGCGCATAATCTGGCGCTGCCGGTTTCCTTGAGCCTGGATGAGCATGATGAACTGCGCATTGAGCCGATTCAAGAATTGCAGAGTCTGCGGGGTGCCAAACTGGTGGATTTTGCAGACAAAAATCTGCAGGCAGCCAATCAATTGATCCAAAATGTCAAAGGCGACATGCTGGAGATTGTGATGGAGATTGATCCGGGGCAAGCCCAGAAATTCGGTCTTAAAGTGCGGCGCTCCGATAACGGCCAGGAGGAAACGCTGATTTACTATGACAAGACGGCCGGGACCTTCAATGTGGACCGGACCAAGAGCAGCATTGACCCGGATGTGCGTGTGGATGGCATCCAAGGCGGATATGTGGATCTGAAGGGAGAGAATCTGAAGCTCCATATTTTCCTGGACCGCTCGGTTGTCGAAGCCTTTGCCAATGATAAGAAAAAACTGACCACACGTGTCTACGTAGGAAGATACGATTCCTTGGGCTTGCAGGTATGGGCCGACAACGATATTACGGTCAAGTCGATGGAAGTATGGAATATGAATGCCTTGACGGGTGAACCGGCTGCTCCGGTCGATGTGCCTGACAACTGGGACAACTCCGTGTACACCGATATTACGGATCTGCCTAACCATGATTTTGCCACAGGTGACTTAACAGGCTGGATTACGGAAGGGAACGCCTTCCAGAATGTCCATGTGACCGATGCCAAGTTCTTCTGGGACACGATCTACTTCAATCCGTCGCATAAAATTCCGGGCGGCTATCATTTGTGGGGCTTCAACGAGGCAGCTGGCGGTGACAGCTTAACGGGAACGCTGAAATCGCAAAAGTTCGTCTTAGGCGGGAACGGCAAGATCAACTTCCTGGTCAGCGGCGGGCGTGATATCGATAAGCTCTATGTTGCGCTGGTCCGGGCATCGGACGGCAAAGAACTATTTAAAGAGACCGCCACGAATTATGAGGAGTATCAACGGAAGATTTGGGATGCGTCGCAGTATATCGGCCAGGAGCTTTACATCAAGGTGGTTGACCAATCTACAGGCGGCTTCGGACATATTAACGTCGACGATTTCAATGTACCAGTCAAGGTGCAAAATCCGGTGAATCCGAATAACCCGGCCGGTCCGACTGATCCGACTGATCCAACCGATCCAACCGATCCTGTCGGTCCGACTGACCCAAGCGGTCCAAGCGATCCGGCTGGTCCAAGTGACCCAAACGGTCCAAGTGCTCCGACAGATCCAACCGGTACAGTTGTCCCAACTAGTACTCCGGGCAGCCCTGTGATTCCGGCAAGCAAACCGGTGAGCCAGAGCAGCTTGTCATTTGAAATGGCAAAGGGAGAGCGGCAGGTGCTGTTCCCTGTGACCACGGCTGCAAATGACGGCAAGAATGCCCTGAAGATTAAAAATACAAATGTGGAAATCGAAGTCCCTGCAGAAGTATTGAAGGAATTGCAGGCACAGGTTACGGGCGGCGAGCTGGAACATGCGAAGATATCTTTTGAAATGGAAACTTTATCTTCAGAGCAAAGCAAAGAAAGGGTTGCGCAAGCCGGACAAAAGAATCAGGCAGCCATCTCTGCGGCTGGAGAGGTCTACGACTTCAAGTTGTCTATTGTGAAGCCCGATGGAACGAAACTGACGCTTGAGAAGTTCTCCAAACCCGTCACAATCAGACTGACTGCACAGGAGAATGCCCAACAAGATCTGACGGGCATTTATTACATCGCTGATGACGGAAGACTGGAGTATGTGGGTGGAACCTTTGCGGGCAGTAAATGGACAGCGAATGTGAGCCATTTCAGTACGTTTGCCGTCCTTACTTATGACAAGTCGTTTGAAGATGTTAATGCCTCTTATTGGGCCTATGACGTAATTAAAAGAATGGCCGCGCAGCAAATGGTCTCAGGTGTGAGTGAAACGGCATTCGCCCCGAAGCAAAAAGTGAGCAGGGCCGAATTCGCCTCCTTAATCACCCGTGCACTCGGAATATCAGCAACGAAGTCAGCCGTATTCAAGGATGTGGAATCAACGAAGTGGTACGCTGCTTCCATTGCCGCAGCATACGAAGCGGGAATTGTAACCGGAAGAAGCACGGATACCTTTGCCCCGGAGGACACCATCAGACGTGAAGAAATGGCGTCCATGATTTACAAAGCGTATCTGCTCCATACAGGACAGAACGCTGCCGTTAATCGCCAAAGTGATTTTAAGGATGCCGGTACGATCAGCGGCTGGGCTGCAAATGCGGTCGCTGCCGTACAGGAGCTAGGATTAATCAGCGGGCGCGGGAACCACTTGTTCATGCCGCAGGAACAGGTTAACCGTGCAGAAAGTGCACAAGTCATCTCGCTGTTGCTGGATAAATTCAATAAATAA
- a CDS encoding GH32 C-terminal domain-containing protein has protein sequence MSGIIDNNGLIMYWAFDEGTGANAMESISQVKDDIQYVFNQAEFTEPCSPQWRRGVTGSGLLFDGYSTYIAHPANQEDPNAEPESLSALSIGVWVAPRTYEWGHEGKLAAIVNRHNKDAKQGYLLGMFRHGSWSFQVGLEGGEWKELWSPEGYELPKNEWSYVNAVFDGNQGEIKLFLNGSVIASAAVPRGSRLAEAVDTELLIGRNNHSTLLAEVFSLHMFSGIMDELKIYNRALSNEEVTASYQEVLESTHEGARPQVSYDEIKLDRTPLLADRHRPQYHVSPPAHWMNEPHAPIYFNGQYHLFYQHNPQGPYFHHIHWGHWVSEDLVHWRDLPIALAPEKDQLAPDGIWSGSATYDADGLPVLFFTAGNDSASPNQSVALARSTYSEDGDSDLVRWTKHPEPLIVQQKGIGAFGDFRDPFVWKDEDGWYALVGSGIEGGGGAALAFASEDMLNWTYKGPFFEADIQKFPYLGPIWELPVFLPLGSDKQGVSKHLLLVSPVGAGADVEVFYWIGQFDKHGLSFIPDQEEPQLIDVGDFHFTGPSGMVDPKTGRNIIFTIAQGDRTSELEYQSGWAHNGGLPLSVYLREDGRLGIEPIQELQSLRGPKRLSFRDKSLAEANVLLKDVQGDMLEIQLEIEPESAAQCGIKIRRSPDGEEETLLYYDVNEAMFLVDRTKTTQHPGEKCSGIQGGKLELLGENLKLHIYLDRSMVEAYANGLKSLTTRVYPGRKDALGLEIWGTGELLVKSMEIWEMQSIW, from the coding sequence ATGAGCGGAATAATCGATAATAACGGGCTAATCATGTATTGGGCTTTTGATGAAGGAACCGGAGCAAACGCTATGGAGAGCATATCCCAAGTCAAGGATGATATTCAGTATGTGTTTAACCAGGCGGAGTTCACCGAACCATGTTCTCCGCAGTGGAGAAGGGGAGTAACGGGAAGCGGGCTTCTGTTCGACGGTTACTCGACTTATATTGCCCATCCGGCGAATCAGGAAGATCCGAATGCTGAGCCAGAGTCGCTATCAGCTCTCAGTATCGGGGTATGGGTTGCTCCGCGCACCTACGAATGGGGACATGAAGGCAAGCTGGCCGCCATCGTGAACCGACACAATAAGGATGCCAAGCAGGGATACCTCCTTGGGATGTTTCGTCACGGCTCCTGGTCCTTCCAAGTCGGACTGGAGGGAGGAGAATGGAAGGAGCTTTGGTCCCCTGAAGGCTATGAATTACCCAAAAATGAGTGGTCATACGTAAATGCCGTGTTCGACGGGAATCAAGGAGAAATCAAGCTGTTTCTGAACGGCAGCGTAATTGCTTCGGCTGCTGTGCCCCGCGGTTCCCGCCTGGCTGAGGCGGTAGACACGGAGCTGCTCATCGGCAGGAATAACCACAGCACCCTGCTGGCGGAAGTGTTCAGTCTTCACATGTTCAGCGGAATCATGGATGAGCTGAAGATTTATAACCGCGCCCTGAGTAATGAGGAAGTGACTGCTTCTTATCAGGAGGTGCTGGAATCCACACATGAAGGCGCCCGGCCGCAAGTCAGCTATGATGAGATCAAGCTGGATCGGACTCCCTTGCTGGCGGACCGGCACAGACCGCAATATCATGTCAGCCCGCCGGCCCATTGGATGAACGAACCCCATGCGCCGATCTATTTTAACGGGCAATATCATTTGTTCTATCAGCATAACCCGCAAGGTCCGTACTTTCATCATATCCATTGGGGACATTGGGTAAGCGAGGACCTGGTGCATTGGCGTGATCTTCCTATAGCCTTGGCACCTGAGAAGGATCAGCTCGCACCGGACGGAATTTGGTCGGGAAGCGCGACCTATGATGCAGACGGCCTGCCCGTCCTGTTCTTTACGGCGGGGAATGACAGTGCTTCACCGAATCAGAGCGTGGCGCTCGCCAGAAGCACATATTCCGAAGACGGGGATTCTGATCTGGTTAGGTGGACCAAACATCCGGAGCCGCTCATTGTACAGCAAAAGGGAATAGGGGCATTCGGAGATTTCCGGGACCCGTTCGTGTGGAAGGATGAGGACGGCTGGTATGCCCTGGTCGGGTCAGGGATCGAAGGCGGAGGCGGAGCAGCGCTGGCGTTTGCGTCAGAGGATATGCTGAATTGGACGTATAAAGGACCATTTTTTGAAGCGGATATTCAGAAGTTCCCCTATCTTGGACCCATTTGGGAGCTCCCTGTATTTCTTCCTCTTGGCAGCGACAAACAAGGTGTGAGCAAACATCTCCTGCTGGTCAGCCCTGTGGGAGCAGGCGCCGATGTTGAGGTTTTCTATTGGATCGGTCAGTTTGACAAGCACGGGCTATCATTTATACCGGATCAAGAGGAACCTCAATTGATAGATGTCGGCGACTTCCATTTTACCGGTCCAAGCGGAATGGTTGATCCGAAGACGGGCAGAAATATCATCTTTACGATTGCCCAAGGGGACCGGACGTCCGAGCTGGAATACCAATCGGGTTGGGCTCATAACGGCGGCTTGCCGCTAAGCGTGTATTTGCGGGAGGATGGACGGCTGGGAATCGAGCCGATTCAGGAACTTCAATCGCTGCGCGGCCCCAAACGGTTATCGTTCCGCGACAAGTCATTGGCTGAAGCTAATGTGCTGCTGAAGGATGTACAAGGCGACATGCTGGAGATTCAACTGGAGATTGAGCCGGAAAGTGCTGCACAATGCGGAATCAAAATCCGGAGATCACCGGATGGGGAAGAAGAAACCCTGCTGTATTATGATGTAAATGAAGCTATGTTCTTGGTGGACCGGACGAAAACAACGCAACATCCGGGAGAAAAATGCAGTGGGATTCAGGGCGGTAAACTGGAGCTGCTAGGAGAAAATCTGAAGCTGCACATCTATTTGGACCGCTCCATGGTCGAAGCCTATGCCAACGGACTAAAAAGCCTGACGACGCGGGTGTATCCGGGCCGTAAGGATGCTTTGGGTCTTGAAATCTGGGGAACCGGGGAACTGTTGGTTAAATCCATGGAGATTTGGGAAATGCAGTCCATTTGGTAG